The stretch of DNA TAAACAAAAGCATTAGTGAATTAATTGAAAAAACAATGGAGGACCGCAGTTCTGTTCTCATGAATCAGCCGGGAGATATTTCCCTCGTTGATGGGAATACAGAGTCCGTTTCTTCATACACAGTTGGTCCAATTATTGCAAATGGGGACCCGATTGGTGCAGTCATTATTTATGCAAAAGAGGATTCATTAGGAGAAGTTGAACAGAAGGCTGTTGAAACAGCTGCAGGCTTCTTGGCAAGGCAAATGGAATCATAAGGTAAAACTTTCATGAGTGGGCTCCCATAAGCTTTGGGAGCCCACTTGTTATTTGCGCTTTTCCTAAATAAAATTAGCTTTTTCGATAAATTCATTGTCACCATGCTATAATACTTTCGAGCTCAAGTTTGGAAGGAGATGGGCGATGAGGCCCGAGAATCATGCAAAAGATTTATTTAAAGGAGCTTTCATTTTAACAATTGCTGCCCTTATAACAAAAATACTAAGTGCGGTTTATCGAGTACCGTTTCAAAATATTGTAGGGGATGTTGGTCTTTATATTTATCAGCAGGTGTATCCTTTTTACGGAGTTGCATTGACATTATCTACATATGGATTTCCTGTTATCATATCTAAGCTATATGCAGAAGAGGCAAATAAGAAAGAAAAGTCTGGTATACAGCATTTATTTATTACAGCTGCTTTTATTTTATTTATGATAGGCTTTCTTGGCTTTGCAGCTCTTTATTGGGGTGCTGACATATTAGCAGCACAGATGAATGATCCACAGCTTGCTATTTTGCTGAAGGTAATCTCTATCACCTTTTTGATCTTTCCAATTGTCTCGTTGCTTAGGGGGTATTACCAAGGAAAAGGATACATGGTTCCTACGGCTGTTTCACAGGTAGGCGAGCAGCTAATAAGAGTGTTAACGATATTTTTGGCGGCTTTTTTGCTTATGGATCAAGGATATAGTCTATATATCGTTGCTGGAGGAGCTGCTTTTGGCTCTGTTACAGGGGGAATTGTCTCGATTCTTATTCTAGTTACCTTTTTTTGGTTCAGAAAAGGGAAAATTCATTCATCAATCGTAAAAATTGATTTTAAAAAAAGCAGAAAGATCGCTAGTATCCTTTTGCTACAGGGCCTAGCTGTTTGTGTAAGCAGCATGCTCCTTGTTTTCATGCAGATGGCTGATTCATTCAATCTGTATTCCTTGCTTATTTCCTCCGGTATGAAGGATCTAGATGCGAAAGAGCTGAAAGGAATTTATGACAGAGGGCAGCCATTAATTCAAGTAGGGATGGTTGTTGCGACATCTATGTCTTTATCATTAGTTCCAATCATAACGAGTGAGAAGCTGAAGGCAAGCCTTGACATGATGCATGAAAAAATCCGCCTTGCACTCAAAATAGGATTGTTTGTAGGGGTTGCTGCGACAGTTGGTTTGTGGAATATTATTACCCCTACGAACATTATGCTTTTTGAAAATAGCAATGGTTCTGATGTATTGGGTGTTTTGAGCATCATTATTTTATTAAGCACGATGATTATGACCATAACGGCCATTTTACAAGGTTTAGGAATAACCCTATTTCCCGCCTTTGTCATTCTTTGTGGCTTCGGGGTGAAATATGTCATGAATATGTTCCTCGTTCCGCAGTATCATACAATGGGAGCTGCAATGGCATCTTGTATTACTTTAAGCTTGATTATGGTTATATTGTTTTTCAAGCTTCGCAGTCATTTGAATACTCCCATTTTGAATGGGCGATTTTTGATTGTGATTAGTTTTGCTGCTTTTGTCATGTTCATTGTCCTGCAGGTTTATTTATATTTGACAGGATTCATACATCATTTTGGCCACGA from Cytobacillus dafuensis encodes:
- a CDS encoding putative polysaccharide biosynthesis protein, whose product is MRPENHAKDLFKGAFILTIAALITKILSAVYRVPFQNIVGDVGLYIYQQVYPFYGVALTLSTYGFPVIISKLYAEEANKKEKSGIQHLFITAAFILFMIGFLGFAALYWGADILAAQMNDPQLAILLKVISITFLIFPIVSLLRGYYQGKGYMVPTAVSQVGEQLIRVLTIFLAAFLLMDQGYSLYIVAGGAAFGSVTGGIVSILILVTFFWFRKGKIHSSIVKIDFKKSRKIASILLLQGLAVCVSSMLLVFMQMADSFNLYSLLISSGMKDLDAKELKGIYDRGQPLIQVGMVVATSMSLSLVPIITSEKLKASLDMMHEKIRLALKIGLFVGVAATVGLWNIITPTNIMLFENSNGSDVLGVLSIIILLSTMIMTITAILQGLGITLFPAFVILCGFGVKYVMNMFLVPQYHTMGAAMASCITLSLIMVILFFKLRSHLNTPILNGRFLIVISFAAFVMFIVLQVYLYLTGFIHHFGHDRLFAGFQALSAVLVGGISYLWIVLKGNTFKEEELSMLPFGNKLMILLPKKTRR